A genomic stretch from Bradyrhizobium sp. 195 includes:
- a CDS encoding acyl-CoA thioesterase: protein MNAPSRLDTTPRLEDFPYRLSDNVRFGDLDPNQHVNNAVYATYFETGRVTLMKLPQYGLTPPGLAWIMVRLDMHFRAELHWPGTIELGLGVVKLGRTSVTFEQVVFSQAKCIASAMSVGVMLDEATRRPAPLSAEIVEKLRPWHKRGIEVAPPNV, encoded by the coding sequence GTGAACGCACCAAGTCGCCTCGATACGACGCCGCGCCTGGAGGACTTTCCCTACCGCCTCAGCGACAACGTCCGCTTCGGCGATCTCGATCCCAACCAGCACGTCAACAACGCGGTCTACGCCACCTATTTCGAGACCGGCCGCGTCACGCTGATGAAGCTTCCGCAGTACGGCCTGACCCCGCCGGGCCTTGCCTGGATCATGGTGCGGCTCGACATGCATTTCCGCGCCGAGCTGCACTGGCCGGGCACGATCGAGCTTGGCCTCGGCGTGGTGAAGTTGGGGCGAACCTCGGTGACCTTCGAGCAGGTCGTGTTCTCGCAAGCAAAGTGCATCGCCTCGGCGATGTCGGTCGGCGTCATGCTCGACGAGGCAACGCGGCGGCCTGCGCCGCTCAGCGCGGAGATCGTCGAGAAGCTCAGACCCTGGCACAAGCGCGGCATCGAGGTCGCGCCGCCGAACGTATAG
- a CDS encoding Hpt domain-containing protein: MTPELQRMDWMPSPPLAPIDSPLDLDHLSRMTLGDAELEQEVLAMFAEQAVRLMAAMATLPAEAGALAHKLKGSARGIGAFAVADAAASLETAIQTGRNQRHAFAALKEAVTEARAAIQAILKP; the protein is encoded by the coding sequence ATGACGCCTGAACTGCAACGGATGGACTGGATGCCCTCGCCCCCGCTTGCACCCATCGACAGTCCGCTCGACCTCGACCATCTCTCCCGGATGACGCTGGGCGATGCGGAGCTGGAACAGGAAGTGCTGGCCATGTTCGCCGAGCAGGCGGTCCGCCTGATGGCGGCGATGGCGACGCTGCCGGCCGAGGCCGGTGCACTTGCCCACAAGCTCAAGGGCTCGGCCCGCGGGATCGGCGCTTTTGCGGTGGCAGATGCCGCAGCGAGCCTCGAGACCGCGATCCAGACCGGCCGCAACCAGCGCCACGCCTTCGCCGCGCTGAAGGAGGCGGTGACCGAGGCCCGCGCCGCCATCCAGGCGATCCTGAAGCCTTGA
- a CDS encoding apolipoprotein A-IV repeat region-like domain-containing protein — protein sequence MANTPKKVKDPTEVALSAIQEALNISDTAADTSRSAAMRNETTSSVAPPPPPIFDDEPSFEPRPAANERANVFDPIEEPRTSRRAANDDRETIGQLLQALQKGRPARSVYTFATIFAGVWLAACAALTFGFLPSIQAAMGQSGGVLVIAGLIAMFFAPIMLFYFLASLVWRGQEMRMIAQAMAQVAIRFSEPEGSASDSMVTVGQAIRREVAAMGDGIERAIARAGELETLVANEVAALERAYSDNEVRIRALLQDIAHQRDNLVGQAEQVRSAISGVQIDLRHDIALISDAIASRVDEVAKSITGALEERGAHITSALSNAGDNMILALGERGGDLLDRLEEASNETTRAVLDASERLTTSLNFKTGHVHDEFVDLADRVHEMLNERIDRITGEFEQRSAAIVDGISERTEQVHDSLKNSSDSLLLELELRSNDLSSKIDDAGSRLAGQILTSGDKASEALDATVNTLVAKVVSQTETAHDSLSLQMSAFDELVRNQGTELVEKFARDSGTLGALITRHISEFDRTVKTFGGEIVERMGQRTQDIHESLKTYVDNFDTRFTANGGEITAVLDQRLVQFETTIGERVSNLDSSLNGKISSLDSTIEGHIKTFDDQLVGRVAALEQSFDTRAKSVTDTIDERLNTLASSLTDGAAQAIQSVDSRLTHLTTSLTGGASQAIESIDARLNHLTSSLTDGASQAIETIDARLNHLTASLTDGASQTIQSIDTRLTHLTTTLTGGASQALESIDSRLTYLTTAVTNGASQAVQSIDTRLTLLTSTLTDGTAQAIEAVDRRITGVTEIIDGRSTHLTDTVTARFQEIHQVIETKVGSVASDIDVRVAQFEDLLGSRVEAVAGRIESSGRQASEDMMSRAEMISTAIRSHVEDAERSLTNLVVNTSETIQTGARTAQQSLMTVSSDVNAQLKMTSAEVERALTAVGTGSANSILSSAREAQSTLVAASGEASNQIKGLAADVERTLSAAGSATAASILAGAREVQTTLVTASSDAANHVKTLTADVQRSLSLAGSTTAESITAGARDAQSTLIAASTETANQIKALSSDVQRSLTMAGTSTAEILTSGAREAQNTLVAGSSDAAAQVKSLTADVQRSLTMAGTSTAETITAGAREAQNMLVTASSEAASQVKSLSAEVHRSLSQVGQSTAETITTSARDAQSTLLTVSAEQTSQVRSLAAEMQRALATAGGATIEALTSGVREAQGSLISASTDAASQIKSLTTDIERTLTAVGADTASTILNSAREAQTSLTSTSADAASQIRTISTEIERTLSAATANATNDIQTSALNAQNALITASNEASSRVKSSSSDVERSVLAASSSFGQAMTGKTDEIVTYVQQQADRLSNMIDAKRGALVDAIGSKTSQLTLDIDRVTSDALKSIETRGQAFSQTMMGNGSEVARTINAAREIATSAVGKSLKDLEQSSRSAIDQSRQVSIAAVTEMQETSKILRTDTVALFERLREGNILLQEVLTGAHDNLNSLERALVTRVADFVSAMNDVTSRNGAATQNLEEQLNVFNSKTTKALQDLGELSTQFDAHGKALVDAAQVVEQSNKNTTASLAERKQALESLVTTIDLRTADLDQRLSRFTGLLDESLAAAEERARDIARVVAETAGAGSAAITRQFEAVRVASEEEHRQTIEAMHDIYRQTTDEADTMFKQSTEKFTNLVSSMKQMAFEMHNELEATRNELRRGVLEMPQEAAESTAQMRKVIVDQIEALAELNRIVAQHGRGLDVTTTGRASAAVQRQEEPIMAAAGGRGTETRMRDTGSASTLPPPDLGVPANSRRTEAPPVAPAVNDQGRDGWLSDLLNRTDANQGAPTGQASRGRAAPAPQPQAPQASSNPLESLSLDIGRLMDRNLAAEMWDRYQRGENKAFTKRLYTPAGQKAFDEVARKYRADRNFKGTVDRYVAEFERLLDEVARDGRGPQELRSHLTSETGLVYTLLAHAAGRLG from the coding sequence ATGGCGAACACTCCGAAGAAGGTCAAAGACCCCACAGAAGTTGCGCTTTCTGCGATCCAGGAAGCCCTCAACATCAGCGACACCGCTGCGGACACCAGCCGCAGCGCCGCGATGCGCAACGAGACGACGTCCTCGGTGGCGCCGCCGCCGCCCCCGATTTTCGACGACGAGCCGAGCTTCGAGCCGCGCCCCGCCGCCAATGAGCGGGCGAACGTGTTCGACCCGATCGAGGAGCCGCGCACCTCGCGCCGCGCCGCCAATGACGACCGGGAGACCATCGGCCAGTTGCTCCAGGCGCTGCAGAAGGGCCGCCCTGCCCGCAGCGTCTATACGTTCGCCACCATCTTCGCCGGCGTCTGGCTCGCCGCCTGCGCCGCGCTGACCTTCGGCTTCCTGCCCTCGATCCAGGCCGCCATGGGCCAGAGCGGCGGCGTGCTCGTCATCGCCGGCCTGATCGCGATGTTCTTCGCGCCGATCATGCTGTTCTACTTTCTGGCGAGCCTCGTCTGGCGCGGCCAGGAAATGCGCATGATCGCCCAGGCGATGGCGCAGGTCGCGATCCGTTTCTCCGAGCCCGAGGGCTCGGCGTCCGATTCCATGGTCACCGTCGGCCAGGCCATCCGCCGCGAAGTCGCGGCGATGGGCGACGGCATCGAGCGCGCGATCGCGCGCGCCGGCGAGCTCGAGACGCTGGTCGCCAACGAGGTCGCTGCGCTCGAACGCGCCTATTCCGACAACGAAGTGCGCATCCGCGCCCTGCTCCAGGACATCGCGCATCAGCGCGACAATCTGGTCGGCCAGGCCGAGCAGGTCCGCAGCGCCATCTCCGGCGTGCAGATCGATTTGCGCCACGACATCGCGCTGATCTCGGACGCGATCGCCTCGCGCGTCGACGAGGTCGCCAAGTCCATCACCGGTGCGCTGGAAGAGCGCGGCGCCCACATCACCAGCGCGCTGAGCAATGCCGGCGACAACATGATCCTGGCGCTCGGCGAGCGCGGCGGCGACCTGCTCGACCGCCTCGAGGAGGCCAGCAACGAGACCACGCGCGCCGTGCTCGACGCCAGCGAGCGGCTGACCACCAGCCTCAACTTCAAGACCGGCCACGTCCACGACGAGTTCGTCGACCTCGCCGACCGCGTCCACGAGATGCTGAACGAGCGCATCGACCGCATCACCGGCGAATTCGAGCAGCGCTCCGCCGCGATCGTCGACGGCATCTCCGAGCGCACCGAGCAGGTGCACGACAGCCTGAAGAATTCCTCGGATTCGCTGCTGCTCGAGCTCGAGCTGCGCTCCAACGACCTCTCCTCCAAGATCGACGACGCCGGCAGCCGCCTCGCCGGCCAGATCTTGACGAGCGGCGACAAGGCGAGCGAGGCGCTCGACGCCACCGTCAACACCCTCGTGGCCAAGGTCGTCAGCCAGACCGAGACTGCGCACGATTCGCTGTCGCTGCAGATGAGCGCGTTCGACGAGCTGGTGCGGAACCAGGGCACCGAGCTGGTCGAGAAGTTCGCCCGCGACTCCGGCACGCTGGGCGCCCTGATCACGCGCCACATCTCCGAGTTCGACCGCACCGTGAAGACCTTCGGCGGCGAGATCGTCGAGCGCATGGGCCAGCGCACGCAGGACATCCATGAATCGCTGAAGACCTATGTCGACAATTTCGACACCCGCTTCACCGCCAACGGCGGCGAGATCACGGCCGTGCTCGACCAGCGCCTGGTGCAGTTCGAAACCACGATCGGCGAACGCGTCAGCAATCTCGACTCTTCGCTGAACGGCAAGATCTCCAGCCTCGACTCGACGATCGAAGGCCACATCAAGACGTTCGACGACCAGCTCGTCGGCCGCGTCGCGGCGCTCGAACAGTCGTTCGACACCCGCGCGAAGTCCGTCACCGACACCATCGACGAGCGTCTCAACACGCTCGCCTCGTCGCTGACCGACGGTGCCGCGCAGGCGATCCAGTCAGTCGACTCCCGCCTCACCCACCTCACGACCTCGCTGACCGGCGGCGCATCGCAGGCCATCGAGTCCATCGATGCGCGCCTCAACCACCTCACGAGCTCGCTGACCGATGGCGCATCGCAGGCCATCGAAACCATCGATGCGCGCCTCAACCACCTCACGGCCTCGCTGACCGATGGCGCATCCCAGACCATCCAGTCGATCGACACGAGGCTGACCCACCTCACCACGACGCTCACCGGCGGCGCGTCGCAGGCGCTCGAGTCCATCGACTCCCGCCTCACCTACCTCACCACCGCGGTGACGAACGGCGCATCGCAGGCCGTGCAGTCGATCGACACCCGCTTGACCCTCCTGACCTCGACCCTCACGGACGGCACCGCGCAGGCGATCGAGGCGGTCGACCGCCGCATCACCGGCGTCACCGAGATCATTGACGGCCGCAGCACGCACCTGACCGACACGGTCACGGCGCGCTTCCAGGAGATCCATCAGGTCATCGAGACCAAGGTCGGCTCGGTCGCCAGCGACATCGACGTGCGCGTGGCGCAGTTCGAGGACCTGCTCGGCTCGCGCGTCGAGGCCGTCGCCGGCCGCATCGAAAGCAGCGGCCGCCAGGCCAGCGAGGACATGATGTCCCGCGCCGAGATGATCTCGACCGCGATCCGCTCGCATGTCGAGGACGCCGAGCGCTCGCTCACCAACCTCGTCGTCAACACCAGCGAGACGATCCAGACCGGTGCGCGCACCGCCCAGCAGTCGCTGATGACGGTTTCCTCCGACGTCAACGCCCAGCTCAAGATGACCTCCGCCGAGGTCGAGCGCGCGCTGACCGCGGTCGGCACCGGCTCCGCGAACTCGATCCTGAGCAGCGCCCGCGAGGCGCAGTCGACGCTGGTCGCCGCCTCGGGCGAAGCCTCCAACCAGATCAAGGGGCTCGCGGCCGACGTCGAACGCACGCTGTCGGCGGCAGGCTCGGCCACCGCGGCCTCGATCCTGGCCGGCGCCCGCGAGGTCCAGACCACCCTCGTCACCGCGTCCTCGGATGCGGCCAACCACGTCAAGACGCTCACCGCCGACGTGCAGCGCTCGCTGTCGCTGGCCGGCTCCACCACGGCGGAATCGATCACCGCCGGCGCCCGCGATGCGCAGAGCACCCTGATCGCGGCCTCGACCGAGACCGCCAACCAGATCAAGGCGCTGTCCTCCGACGTGCAGCGTTCGCTGACGATGGCCGGCACCTCGACCGCCGAGATCCTCACCAGCGGCGCCCGTGAGGCCCAGAACACGCTGGTTGCCGGGTCCTCGGATGCGGCGGCCCAGGTCAAGTCGCTCACGGCCGATGTGCAGCGCTCGCTCACGATGGCCGGCACTTCGACCGCCGAAACCATCACCGCCGGCGCTCGCGAAGCGCAGAACATGCTGGTGACGGCGTCCTCCGAGGCGGCGAGCCAGGTCAAGTCGCTCTCGGCCGAAGTTCATCGTTCGCTCTCGCAGGTCGGCCAGTCGACCGCCGAGACCATCACCACCAGCGCCCGCGACGCCCAGAGCACCCTGCTCACGGTCTCGGCCGAACAGACCAGCCAGGTCCGTTCGCTCGCGGCCGAGATGCAGCGCGCGCTGGCAACCGCCGGCGGCGCCACCATCGAGGCGCTCACCAGCGGCGTGCGCGAGGCCCAGGGCTCGCTGATCTCCGCCTCGACCGACGCGGCAAGCCAGATCAAGTCGCTGACCACTGACATCGAGCGCACGCTGACCGCGGTCGGCGCCGACACCGCCTCGACCATCCTCAACAGCGCACGCGAGGCCCAGACCTCGCTGACCTCGACCTCGGCGGACGCCGCGAGCCAGATCCGCACGATCTCGACCGAGATCGAGCGCACGCTGAGCGCGGCCACCGCGAACGCGACCAACGACATCCAGACCAGCGCGCTCAATGCCCAGAACGCGCTGATCACGGCCTCCAACGAGGCGAGTTCGCGGGTCAAGTCGAGCTCGTCCGACGTCGAGCGTTCGGTGCTCGCCGCCAGCAGCAGTTTCGGCCAGGCCATGACCGGCAAGACCGACGAGATCGTCACCTATGTGCAGCAGCAGGCCGACCGTCTGTCCAACATGATCGACGCCAAGCGCGGTGCGCTGGTCGATGCGATCGGCTCCAAGACCAGCCAGCTCACGCTCGACATCGACCGCGTCACCTCGGACGCGCTGAAGTCGATCGAGACGCGCGGCCAGGCCTTCTCGCAGACCATGATGGGCAACGGCTCGGAAGTCGCCCGCACCATCAACGCGGCGCGCGAGATCGCCACCAGCGCGGTCGGCAAGTCGCTCAAGGACCTCGAGCAGTCCTCGCGTTCCGCGATCGACCAGTCGCGCCAGGTCTCGATCGCGGCCGTCACCGAGATGCAGGAGACCAGCAAGATCCTGCGTACCGACACCGTGGCGCTGTTCGAACGTCTGCGCGAAGGCAACATCCTGCTTCAGGAGGTGCTGACCGGTGCGCACGACAACCTCAACTCGCTCGAGCGGGCGCTGGTGACGCGCGTCGCCGACTTCGTCTCGGCGATGAACGACGTCACCTCGCGCAACGGCGCGGCGACGCAGAACCTGGAAGAGCAGCTCAACGTCTTCAACAGCAAGACCACGAAGGCCCTCCAGGATCTCGGCGAGCTGTCGACCCAGTTCGACGCGCACGGCAAGGCGCTGGTCGACGCCGCGCAGGTCGTCGAGCAGAGCAACAAGAACACCACCGCCTCGCTCGCCGAGCGCAAGCAGGCGCTGGAATCGCTCGTCACCACGATCGACCTGCGTACGGCCGATCTCGACCAGCGGCTGTCGCGCTTCACCGGCCTGCTCGATGAATCGCTGGCGGCCGCCGAGGAGCGCGCCCGCGACATCGCGCGCGTCGTCGCCGAGACCGCCGGCGCCGGCTCCGCCGCGATCACCCGCCAGTTCGAGGCGGTGCGCGTCGCCTCCGAAGAGGAGCATCGCCAGACCATCGAGGCGATGCACGACATCTACCGCCAGACCACGGACGAGGCGGATACGATGTTCAAGCAGTCGACGGAGAAGTTCACCAACCTCGTCTCCAGCATGAAGCAGATGGCCTTCGAGATGCACAACGAGCTCGAAGCCACCCGCAACGAGCTGCGCCGCGGCGTGCTCGAGATGCCGCAGGAGGCCGCCGAGAGCACTGCGCAGATGCGCAAGGTGATCGTCGATCAGATCGAGGCCCTCGCCGAGCTCAACCGCATCGTGGCCCAGCATGGCCGCGGCCTCGACGTCACCACGACGGGCCGCGCGTCCGCCGCGGTCCAGCGCCAGGAAGAGCCGATCATGGCAGCGGCGGGTGGTCGTGGCACCGAGACCCGCATGCGCGACACCGGCAGCGCCTCCACGCTGCCGCCGCCGGACCTCGGCGTGCCCGCCAACTCGCGCCGCACCGAAGCGCCGCCGGTCGCGCCCGCAGTCAACGACCAGGGACGTGACGGCTGGCTGTCGGACCTCCTCAACCGGACCGACGCCAATCAGGGCGCCCCGACCGGTCAGGCTTCCCGTGGCCGCGCCGCACCCGCGCCGCAGCCGCAGGCCCCGCAAGCCAGCAGCAATCCGTTGGAGTCGCTGTCGCTCGACATCGGCCGGCTGATGGACCGCAACCTCGCCGCCGAGATGTGGGACCGCTACCAGCGCGGCGAGAACAAGGCCTTCACCAAGCGCCTCTACACGCCCGCCGGCCAGAAGGCCTTCGACGAGGTCGCCCGCAAGTATCGCGCCGACCGCAACTTCAAGGGCACGGTCGACCGCTACGTCGCCGAGTTCGAGCGCCTGCTCGACGAGGTCGCCCGCGACGGCCGCGGCCCGCAGGAGCTGCGCAGCCACCTGACCTCGGAGACGGGTCTGGTCTACACGCTGCTCGCGCATGCGGCGGGACGGCTGGGGTAA
- a CDS encoding 2Fe-2S iron-sulfur cluster-binding protein — MAKIHFVDHKGETRTVEIENGATVMEAAIRNSIPGVEAECGGACACATCHVYVDEAWREKVGSPTPMEEDMLDFGFDVRPNSRLSCQIKVSDDLDGLVVTTPERQA, encoded by the coding sequence ATGGCCAAGATTCACTTTGTCGACCACAAGGGCGAAACCCGCACGGTGGAAATCGAGAACGGCGCAACGGTGATGGAAGCCGCGATCCGTAACAGCATTCCCGGCGTCGAGGCCGAATGCGGCGGCGCGTGCGCCTGCGCGACCTGCCATGTGTATGTCGACGAAGCCTGGCGCGAGAAGGTCGGCAGCCCGACGCCGATGGAGGAGGACATGCTCGATTTCGGTTTCGACGTGCGCCCGAATTCGCGTCTGTCCTGCCAGATCAAGGTCTCCGACGACCTCGACGGTCTCGTCGTGACGACGCCGGAACGCCAAGCCTGA
- a CDS encoding NAD(P)/FAD-dependent oxidoreductase, producing the protein MSDAIKTDVLIIGAGPCGLFAAFELGLLDMKAHFVDILDKVGGQCAELYPEKPIYDIPGIPQVSGQGLTDALMEQIKPFHPTFHLGEMIETVEKIGDPLFRCTTDAGKVFECKVLVIAAGGGSFQPKRPPVPGIEAYEGTSVHYAVRKMETFRDKNVLVVGGGDSALDWTLNLHPIAKRITLLHRRDEFRAAPHSVEQMRALVAAGKMDLRLGQVTALSGTEGKLAGATIKGNDNSVTDISCDTLLPFFGLTMKLGPVANWGIALENNLVPVETSAFETNVPGIFAIGDINTYPGKIKLILCGFHEGALMSQKAHRYVYPEKRLVFQYTTSSSSLQKKLGVN; encoded by the coding sequence ATGAGCGACGCGATCAAAACCGATGTGCTGATTATTGGCGCCGGCCCCTGCGGTCTGTTCGCCGCTTTCGAGCTTGGCCTTCTCGACATGAAGGCGCATTTCGTCGACATCCTCGACAAGGTCGGCGGCCAGTGCGCCGAGCTCTATCCGGAAAAGCCGATCTACGACATTCCCGGCATTCCGCAGGTTTCGGGGCAGGGCCTCACCGACGCGCTGATGGAGCAGATCAAGCCGTTCCATCCGACCTTCCATCTCGGCGAGATGATCGAGACCGTGGAGAAGATCGGCGATCCCCTGTTTCGCTGCACCACGGATGCGGGCAAGGTGTTCGAATGCAAGGTGTTGGTGATCGCGGCCGGCGGCGGCTCGTTTCAGCCCAAGCGTCCGCCGGTGCCGGGCATCGAGGCCTATGAAGGCACTTCAGTCCATTACGCCGTGCGCAAGATGGAAACGTTCCGCGACAAGAACGTGCTGGTCGTCGGCGGCGGCGATTCCGCGCTCGACTGGACGCTCAATCTGCATCCGATCGCCAAGCGCATCACGTTGTTGCATCGGCGCGACGAGTTTCGCGCCGCACCCCACAGCGTCGAGCAGATGCGCGCGCTGGTTGCCGCTGGCAAGATGGATCTCCGGCTCGGCCAGGTCACCGCTCTCTCCGGTACCGAAGGCAAGCTCGCCGGCGCCACCATCAAGGGCAACGACAACAGCGTGACCGACATTTCCTGCGACACCTTGCTGCCGTTCTTCGGACTGACCATGAAGCTCGGTCCGGTCGCGAACTGGGGCATTGCGCTGGAGAATAATCTGGTGCCGGTCGAGACCTCCGCGTTCGAGACCAACGTGCCGGGCATCTTCGCGATCGGCGACATCAACACCTATCCCGGCAAGATCAAGCTGATCCTGTGCGGCTTCCACGAGGGCGCGCTGATGTCGCAAAAAGCCCATCGCTACGTCTATCCGGAGAAGCGGCTCGTGTTCCAGTACACGACCTCGTCCTCCAGCCTGCAAAAGAAGCTCGGTGTCAACTAA